CTAGCCACTAGCCACTAGCGTGTGGGACATGGGCGCACCGGGGGAGCGGCGTCGCACCGTGTGGCGCAGGGTGGTGATCGCGTGGGTGCTGGTCGTGGCCGTCGCGGGCGGGTTGACGCTGTGGATGCAGGGCGCGGCAGAGCCTCGGGGGCCGTACGTCTGGGAGCAGACGAAGCCCGACGAGACACCGGACCTGCCGCCTTGCCCGTCGCCGCCTGAGGAAGCCGGGGCCGCCGACTGCGCGTACGGTACCTGGACCGGGGGCTCCTGACGGATCGTCGCGGCGTAGCCCCCTAGCCGCGCAGCCCGCCCGTCTCCGGGTCCCGGGTCGTCAGGCAGTACGTGCCGCCCGCCGGGTCGCGCATCACCGTCCAGCCGGAGAAGCCGGCCACGAAGACGGCCCCGAGTTCCTCGTGCCGCGCCCGGGTCGCCGCGACGTCCGCGCAGGCGAGGTCGAGGTGGGCGGCGGCCGGGCGCCCCTCGCCGAGGCGTTGCAGCAGCAGACGGACCGGCAGGCCGGGCGGCGGCTTGACCACGTGGAACTCCGGGAGGGAGCCCGGCAGCGACTCCCAGCCGTCGAGCAGCGCGCTCCAGAAAGCGACTTCCGTGCCGTAGGCCGAGGCCGGGACGTCCAGGCACACCTGGTCGAGCCGGCTGCCCCGCACCACACCCGGCCGTGAGGCCTGCCCGCGCCAGGGGT
This is a stretch of genomic DNA from Streptomyces hawaiiensis. It encodes these proteins:
- a CDS encoding VOC family protein, which codes for MRISWTYAFIDRPREAFGAACDFWTAVTDTRLSEPRGEHDEFVTLLPDGADACLKVQAVGPGPGGAHIDFCVDDVPEFAAAAVRLGASVAADLGSLVVLRSPGGQLFCADPWRGQASRPGVVRGSRLDQVCLDVPASAYGTEVAFWSALLDGWESLPGSLPEFHVVKPPPGLPVRLLLQRLGEGRPAAAHLDLACADVAATRARHEELGAVFVAGFSGWTVMRDPAGGTYCLTTRDPETGGLRG